From a single Phalacrocorax aristotelis chromosome 1, bGulAri2.1, whole genome shotgun sequence genomic region:
- the LOC142059780 gene encoding olfactory receptor 51G2-like has translation MEHDSHTTWEYNGSFYQPSAFLMMGIPGLEALHYWISIPFCALYLIALLGNCMILFIIKKTQSLHEPMYYFLSMLAVTDLGLVLCTLPTTLGIFWFNMRRIGFDACLTQMYFIHILSFIESSVLLAMAFDRFIAISHPLRHPSILTKTTVIKIALAIILRGMVSLLPIPFLLKRLTYCGKTELSHSFCFHPDIMNLACTDIKVNVFYGMIILLSTVGMDFIFIVLSYILIIKTVIGLATKEECLKALNTCVSHICAVLVFFIPMIGLSMIHRFGKNVPPLVNTLVAYTYLIIPPALNPIIYSIKSSHIREALLRTLRRKSGSDW, from the coding sequence ATGGAGCATGACTCACATACCACGTGGGAATACAATGGCTCCTTCTATCAGCCTTCAGCTTTCCTCATGATGGGCATCCCAGGCCTGGAAGCCCTTCACTACTGGATCTCCATCCCTTTCTGTGCGCTGTACCTTATTGCTCTCTTGGGAAACTGCATGATCCTCTTCATCATAAAGAAGACCCAAAGTCTTCATGAGCCAATGTACTACTTCCTCTCCATGctggcagtcactgacctggGCTTGGTTCTATGTACGCTGCCTACTACCCTGGGCATTTTTTGGTTTAATATGCGAAGGATTGGGTTTGATGCTTGCCTCACTCAGATGTATTTCATCCACATACTGTCCTTCATTGAATCCTCTGTGCTCCTGGCAATGGCGTTTGACCGCTTCATTGCCATCTCCCATCCACTGAGACACCCATCCATACTGACCAAGACGACTGTCATAAAAATAGCTCTGGCAATTATATTGAGAGGTATggtctccctccttcccatacCGTTCTTGCTCAAGAGACTAACCTATTGTGGGAAGACTGagctttctcattctttttgcTTCCATCCTGATATCATGAACCTAGCATGTACAGATATAAAAGTCAATGTCTTCTACGGTATGATTATTCTCTTATCAACAGTGGGGATGGACTTCATCTTCATTGTGCTGTCCTACATTCTGATCATTAAAACTGTCATCGGCCTTGCAACCAAGGAGGAGTGTCTCAAGGCTTTGAATACTTGTGTCTCCCACATCTGTGCTGTTCTAGTCTTCTTCATCCCAATGATCGGACTATCCATGATCCATCGTTTTGGAAAGAATGTTCCTCCCCTGGTTAACACTTTGGTGGCCTACACCTACCTTATAATCCCCCCTGCTCTCAACCCCATTATCTACAGCATAAAATCCAGCCACATCCGTGAGGCTTTGCTCAGGACACTGCGGAGGAAGAGTGGATCTGACTGGTAG